The Triticum aestivum cultivar Chinese Spring chromosome 3A, IWGSC CS RefSeq v2.1, whole genome shotgun sequence genome includes a region encoding these proteins:
- the LOC123059599 gene encoding uncharacterized protein isoform X2: MRFQAHGRKYSVDIVKGAHGTRIKGSGWKKFTSDFSLRKGAVVIFDLDMRPRQAYVVVQPVEGSISDVDGDVEMIDGDNSDVDEDGGSIQIEYTRGITLNDAQQDILNALVLSFKTEFLGVSFVHCLTTTDTQAGQMKVPERVASSLNIPKEGLAGVRLSSGEAKTRVEYSTSTDGRIAFNKKQWRRFLSKTTREINDYIFMFFKASSKSYMNVTVVVSKL, translated from the exons ATGCGGTTTCAAGCCCATGGACGCAAGTACTCTGTTGACATTGTGAAGGGGGCACACGGGACCAGGATCAAGGGGAGTGGCTGGAAGAAATTCACTTCTGACTTTTCACTTCGGAAGGGTGCTGTCGTCATTTTTGACTTGGACATGCGTCCGCGCCAGGCATATGTTGTTGTTCAGCCAGTTGAAGGAAGCATTTCAGACGTGGATGGTGATGTAGAGATGATAGATGGAGACAACTCAGATGTGGATGAAGACGGTGGCAGCATACAGATCGAGTATACAAGGGGCATAACTCTGAATGATGCACAACAGGACATTCTCAATGCATTGGTGCTCAGCTTCAAGACCGAGTTTTTAGGAGTATCTTTTGTACATTGTCTTACTACAACCGACACTCAAGCTGGACAAATG AAAGTGCCAGAGAGGGTTGCTTCAAGCTTGAACATCCCTAAAGAAGGGTTGGCTGGGGTTCGTCTAAGCAGTGGGGAGGCAAAGACTCGTGTTGAATACAGCACGTCTACTGATGGTCGTATAGCTTTCAACAAAAAGCAATGGAGGCGTTTCCTCTCAAAGACTACCCGGGAGATCAATGACTACATCTTCATGTTCTTCAAGGCTAGCAGCAAGTCTTACATGAATGTTACCGTCGTCGTTAGCAAGCTTTAA
- the LOC123059599 gene encoding uncharacterized protein isoform X1, producing MAGEVSGTAPCNARVYVNGVTGYYMRFQAHGRKYSVDIVKGAHGTRIKGSGWKKFTSDFSLRKGAVVIFDLDMRPRQAYVVVQPVEGSISDVDGDVEMIDGDNSDVDEDGGSIQIEYTRGITLNDAQQDILNALVLSFKTEFLGVSFVHCLTTTDTQAGQMKVPERVASSLNIPKEGLAGVRLSSGEAKTRVEYSTSTDGRIAFNKKQWRRFLSKTTREINDYIFMFFKASSKSYMNVTVVVSKL from the exons ATGGCAGGAGAAGTCAGCGGA ACTGCCCCATGCAATGCAAGAGTCTACGTCAATGGCGTTACCGGTTACTACATGCGGTTTCAAGCCCATGGACGCAAGTACTCTGTTGACATTGTGAAGGGGGCACACGGGACCAGGATCAAGGGGAGTGGCTGGAAGAAATTCACTTCTGACTTTTCACTTCGGAAGGGTGCTGTCGTCATTTTTGACTTGGACATGCGTCCGCGCCAGGCATATGTTGTTGTTCAGCCAGTTGAAGGAAGCATTTCAGACGTGGATGGTGATGTAGAGATGATAGATGGAGACAACTCAGATGTGGATGAAGACGGTGGCAGCATACAGATCGAGTATACAAGGGGCATAACTCTGAATGATGCACAACAGGACATTCTCAATGCATTGGTGCTCAGCTTCAAGACCGAGTTTTTAGGAGTATCTTTTGTACATTGTCTTACTACAACCGACACTCAAGCTGGACAAATG AAAGTGCCAGAGAGGGTTGCTTCAAGCTTGAACATCCCTAAAGAAGGGTTGGCTGGGGTTCGTCTAAGCAGTGGGGAGGCAAAGACTCGTGTTGAATACAGCACGTCTACTGATGGTCGTATAGCTTTCAACAAAAAGCAATGGAGGCGTTTCCTCTCAAAGACTACCCGGGAGATCAATGACTACATCTTCATGTTCTTCAAGGCTAGCAGCAAGTCTTACATGAATGTTACCGTCGTCGTTAGCAAGCTTTAA